The following proteins come from a genomic window of Paramicrobacterium humi:
- a CDS encoding RuBisCO large subunit C-terminal-like domain-containing protein — translation MTISESEPRDSYIVATYRISSYLPLEKAAEILAGEQSSGTFTRVALESEDLKRRHGAVVSRITVDETPIAPLPGSWRPSPAATLTTGTVEVLFPTINFGPSVASLITTVAGNLYELRELAAVKLLDVELPAALAQHYSGPLRGIPGTRRLMGVDGGAMIGTIVKPSIGLHLEQLTALVRELALAGIDFIKDDELNTDPPFAPLNQRIDAVMRVLNDVADQTGKLTMYAFNVTGDVDSMKMGLERIERQGGTCAMAAIPTIGFSALAELRKSTDLALHGHRAGFGALDRHPGLGMSFRVFQKLARVCGADHLHVGGIDSKFWEDNSAVVSSVRAMQRPLEIGNPMLPVLSSAQTAATAATTHALIQSADILVLAGGGIHAHPGGASAGVSSMRAAWDAVVAGDVPEEVAEPGSPLDIALKAFGH, via the coding sequence GTGACAATCAGTGAGTCCGAGCCTCGCGACAGCTATATCGTCGCGACCTACAGAATCTCTAGTTACCTTCCGCTTGAGAAGGCGGCAGAGATTCTGGCCGGGGAACAATCCTCCGGGACTTTCACTCGCGTCGCGCTCGAGTCCGAAGACCTCAAGCGCCGCCACGGCGCCGTTGTGAGTCGCATCACGGTCGACGAGACACCCATTGCGCCGCTGCCTGGGTCATGGCGGCCGTCTCCGGCGGCAACGCTTACGACCGGAACCGTCGAAGTGCTCTTCCCGACGATCAACTTCGGACCCTCAGTGGCATCACTGATCACAACGGTTGCGGGTAACCTTTATGAGCTCCGAGAACTCGCCGCCGTCAAGCTGCTCGACGTCGAGTTGCCGGCAGCGCTCGCGCAACACTATTCGGGTCCGCTACGCGGCATTCCCGGCACCCGACGCCTCATGGGGGTAGATGGCGGGGCCATGATCGGGACGATCGTCAAACCATCGATTGGCCTGCATCTGGAACAACTTACCGCCCTTGTTCGAGAGCTCGCTCTCGCCGGCATCGACTTCATCAAGGACGACGAACTCAATACCGATCCCCCGTTCGCTCCTCTGAACCAGAGAATCGATGCCGTCATGCGTGTTCTCAATGACGTAGCGGATCAGACCGGCAAGCTGACAATGTACGCGTTCAATGTGACGGGCGACGTAGACAGCATGAAAATGGGGCTGGAACGGATCGAGCGCCAAGGCGGGACCTGCGCGATGGCGGCTATCCCCACTATCGGTTTCTCAGCCTTGGCTGAACTTCGAAAGAGTACGGACCTCGCGTTGCACGGACATCGCGCCGGGTTTGGTGCACTCGACAGACACCCGGGACTGGGGATGTCCTTCCGCGTCTTTCAGAAGCTCGCCCGCGTGTGTGGGGCCGACCATTTACACGTTGGTGGCATAGACAGTAAGTTCTGGGAAGACAACTCAGCGGTAGTTTCAAGCGTGCGGGCCATGCAGCGCCCGCTCGAGATTGGTAATCCGATGCTGCCGGTGCTTTCATCAGCACAAACGGCCGCCACAGCAGCGACAACGCACGCTTTGATTCAGTCTGCCGACATCCTTGTTCTCGCTGGCGGCGGAATCCACGCACACCCGGGTGGCGCGTCGGCCGGCGTCAGCAGCATGCGAGCGGCTTGGGACGCGGTCGTCGCTGGAGATGTTCCCGAAGAAGTCGCCGAACCTGGCTCTCCACTTGACATCGCGCTGAAAGCTTTTGGACACTGA
- a CDS encoding DeoR/GlpR family DNA-binding transcription regulator — translation MVEATGHSIEDRKRYILDLLHRDGQVDVARTARSLQVSEMTVRRDLARLDSEGVLQRVHGGATAPRPRFSKRVGVMVEAKSAIARKVAELIVSGDTVGLDSGTSCRAVAAELAPRDDLLIVTNSIQAAVEFQYSRSSVIVLGGMLTSEATLVSGDLVEKRRQLQLNKLVLGCGGLTALDGISYFDVAETEVRRSLLGQSDTVIMAADHTKLGQRKGVVLDRIDVLDVLVTDKEPDRDLRNELLSAGVEIVVTG, via the coding sequence GTGGTAGAAGCAACGGGCCATTCCATCGAAGATCGCAAGCGTTACATCCTCGATTTGCTCCACCGCGACGGTCAGGTGGACGTAGCTCGAACGGCGCGCTCGCTTCAGGTGTCTGAGATGACCGTCCGGCGTGATCTTGCGCGGCTCGATAGTGAGGGCGTGCTCCAACGGGTTCACGGGGGAGCGACGGCTCCGCGCCCCCGCTTCTCAAAGCGCGTGGGAGTCATGGTCGAGGCCAAGTCGGCCATTGCTCGCAAAGTCGCCGAGTTAATTGTGAGCGGTGACACGGTCGGTTTGGATAGCGGCACATCGTGCAGAGCGGTCGCGGCGGAACTAGCACCGCGCGACGACCTGCTCATTGTGACGAATTCGATTCAGGCGGCTGTCGAATTTCAGTACTCGCGGAGTTCGGTGATCGTGCTCGGGGGGATGCTAACCAGCGAGGCCACGCTCGTAAGCGGAGATCTCGTAGAGAAGCGGCGTCAGCTTCAACTCAACAAGCTGGTTCTCGGCTGCGGTGGTCTCACCGCTCTCGATGGCATCAGCTACTTTGACGTGGCTGAGACGGAGGTACGCCGGAGCTTGCTCGGACAGAGTGACACCGTGATCATGGCCGCCGACCACACGAAGCTGGGGCAGCGCAAAGGAGTAGTACTCGATCGCATTGACGTTCTAGATGTGCTCGTCACCGACAAGGAGCCCGACCGAGATCTGCGGAACGAGCTTCTGAGTGCTGGCGTCGAGATTGTTGTGACCGGATGA
- a CDS encoding four-carbon acid sugar kinase family protein, with protein MPKDLLLAFYGDDFTGSADLIMQYQRFGLDSVLFLGAPDQGELEAAAETHAVIGIAGVTRAMEPEAIRAQLIPALEQLAQLNPDFLLYKVCSTADSSPTVGSFEPAITWGQHLMCGAPVPVLVAQPNLGRYTVFSNHFAVDRGNVHRLDRQSIMTNHPVTPMKEADLRLHIELQLGMPVYGVDILALADVEQGQQRYAHALDDGASAIVLDSLTEDDLRRAGELVLRNTQDVQGFGVGSGGFGIGIASALGRKASARPDNIDASSGPVLAVSGSCSSLTSDQIEYAQRGGWHTIALDSSGSDSNWALEIQSAALEARREIQAGRSVILYTCGADSPRKARPVSVTKIADGLARAVRYCRESTDLGRVLVAGGDTSGYVVTALRARAMVTIGTVSGLTLAFRLQSDDLVTDGLEIVLKGGQIGGEDFFEAVRTGQTQLAR; from the coding sequence ATGCCTAAAGACCTGCTCTTGGCGTTCTACGGTGACGACTTCACCGGCTCGGCTGACCTGATCATGCAGTACCAGCGCTTCGGGCTTGATAGCGTGTTGTTCCTTGGAGCTCCAGATCAGGGCGAGTTGGAAGCGGCCGCCGAAACGCACGCCGTCATTGGCATAGCCGGGGTTACACGAGCTATGGAGCCAGAGGCAATCAGAGCGCAGCTGATTCCCGCTCTCGAACAGTTAGCGCAGCTGAACCCGGACTTCCTGCTCTACAAGGTGTGTTCAACCGCCGACTCATCGCCGACCGTCGGAAGCTTCGAGCCTGCGATCACGTGGGGACAGCATCTGATGTGCGGCGCGCCGGTACCAGTCTTGGTGGCTCAGCCCAATCTTGGTCGCTACACCGTCTTCAGCAATCACTTCGCGGTCGACCGTGGAAACGTGCACCGCTTGGATCGGCAATCGATCATGACGAACCATCCGGTCACTCCGATGAAGGAAGCGGACCTGAGACTGCACATCGAGCTACAGCTCGGCATGCCCGTTTACGGCGTCGATATACTCGCCCTGGCCGATGTCGAACAAGGGCAGCAGCGGTACGCTCATGCGCTCGATGATGGAGCCTCTGCGATCGTTCTCGACAGCCTTACTGAAGACGACCTCAGACGAGCAGGTGAACTCGTGCTTCGCAATACGCAGGACGTGCAAGGATTCGGGGTGGGATCGGGCGGCTTCGGCATTGGAATCGCATCCGCGCTAGGCCGTAAAGCAAGCGCTCGACCAGACAACATCGACGCATCGAGCGGCCCGGTGCTTGCAGTTTCCGGATCTTGTTCTTCACTCACGAGTGACCAAATTGAATATGCCCAGCGCGGCGGATGGCACACAATCGCGCTTGACTCGAGCGGTAGTGACTCGAATTGGGCACTAGAGATCCAGTCAGCAGCATTGGAAGCTCGAAGGGAGATCCAAGCGGGGAGGAGCGTGATCCTTTACACCTGCGGCGCGGATAGCCCCCGGAAGGCTCGCCCGGTGAGCGTCACGAAGATCGCCGACGGTCTAGCGCGGGCAGTCCGGTACTGTCGCGAGTCAACGGACTTGGGTCGAGTTCTTGTCGCTGGCGGCGACACTTCCGGCTATGTCGTAACCGCGCTTCGCGCTCGGGCGATGGTCACGATCGGCACAGTGTCAGGCCTCACGCTCGCCTTCCGATTACAGTCAGATGATCTGGTGACGGACGGACTCGAGATCGTCCTCAAGGGCGGCCAAATCGGCGGAGAAGACTTCTTCGAGGCCGTGAGAACCGGGCAAACGCAGCTGGCGCGATGA